The following proteins are encoded in a genomic region of Tachysurus fulvidraco isolate hzauxx_2018 chromosome 22, HZAU_PFXX_2.0, whole genome shotgun sequence:
- the LOC113645174 gene encoding band 4.1-like protein 3 isoform X4: MECRITLLDGTDYTCTVEKKAKGQVLFDKVCDHLNLMEKDYFGLTYRDAEHQKNWMDPLKELKKQIRTGPWNFGFNVKFYPPDPSQLSEDISRYYLCLQLRDDVVSGRLPCSFVTHSLLGSYIAQSELGDYDPDELANDYISDLRFAPNQTKELEEKVMDLHRHYKGMSPAEAEMLFLENAKKLSMYGVDLHHAKDSEGVEIMLGVCSSGLLIYRDRLRINRFAWPKILKISYKRNSFYIKIRPGEVKHLLEQFESTIGFKLPNHKAAKRLWKVCVEHHTFFRLVTPEPPAKKFLSLGSKFRYSGRTQTQARRASSQISRCAPQFQRSSSKRLTTTRSLDIAPAMANDDNLIEDSKPAFATGTLITTVTPEKKAEEENAVEDESTPATETSGPAPPTPVTKCSPPDSKHTPLSSPLSSTKVRRRKRRRSSSEHAASESPAKGKQISDQNLPKGGTLFSFSLHLPDLSSLLDEDGYLSFPDLSEMNFLPERFQHFLPIKSPSLVPCFLFIFFFLLSTSFSVPYALTLSFPLALCLCYLEPKTTSLTTSFTNSFQDSSDDETDSDPSDETTTESEPEDESELMTQEVDAKKELLNRQAKLCELKRLFVELSSESSESSEWDKKLSSFPSYYPRLNDTATMRPLLPRQDTAEDAKSEPPHDISEEKPEPVEAHSAESSGDQQNTVEGEEEEAEVTKSEASEKPVQTVTTEVPIVHTETKTITYESAEVDANGDADPGVLMSAQTITSENNSTQTTTQITKTVKGGISETRIEKRIIISGDANIDHDQD, translated from the exons ATGGAGTGCAGGATCACGCTGTTGGATGGCACTGACTACACCTGCACTGTGGAG AAGAAAGCCAAAGGCCAGGTCCTGTTTGATAAAGTATGTGACCACCTCAACCTTATGGAGAAGGACTACTTTGGGCTCACGTACCGTGACGCAGAACATCAGAAG AACTGGATGGACCCTTTGAAAGAACTGAAGAAACAAATTAGAA CTGGTCCCTGGAACTTTGGGTTTAATGTGAAGTTTTATCCCCCCGATCCATCTCAGCTGTCTGAAGATATCAGCCG GTACTACCTATGTCTTCAGCTAAGAGACGATGTCGTGTCGGGCCGTTTGCCATGCTCCTTTGTCACTCATTCTCTCCTGGGTTCATACATCGCCCAGTCTGAGCTGGGAGACTACGACCCTGATGAGCTGGCTAACGATTACATCAGCGACCTCCGCTTCGCTCCCAACCAGACCAAAGAGCTGGAGGAGAAGGTCATGGACCTGCATCGCCACTACAA AGGAATGAGTCCTGCTGAGGCGGAGATGCTGTTTCTGGAGAATGCTAAGAAGCTTTCAATGTATGGAGTAGATCTGCATCATGCAAAG GATTCGGAGGGAGTGGAGATTATGTTAGGGGTGTGCAGCAGTGGCCTTCTCATCTACAGAGACCGACTGCGCATTAATCGATTTGCCTGGCCCAAAATCCTCAAAATATCCTACAAGCGAAACAGCTTCTATATCAAGATACGCCCTGGAGAGGTGAAACACTTG tTGGAGCAGTTCGAGAGCACCATTGGTTTCAAACTTCCTAATCACAAAGCAGCAAAGAGGctgtggaaagtgtgtgtggaaCATCACACGTTTTTCAG ATTGGTGACTCCTGAACCTCCTGCCAAGAAGTTTCTGTCTCTGGGCTCCAAGTTCCGCTACAGCGGtagaacacaaacacaggcgCGCCGTGCCAGCTCCCAGATCTCTCGGTGTGCACCACAGTTTCAGCGCTCCTCCAGCAAACGGCTCACCACCACTCGCAGTCTAGATATAG CACCAGCCATGGCCAATGATGACAATTTGATTGAAGACTCTAAACCAGCCTTTGCCACAGGGACCCTCATCACCACGGTAACGCCAGAGAAAAAGGCAGAGGAAGAAAACGCAGTAGAAGATGAAAGCACTCCTGCTACAGAGACATCAGGGCCTGCCCCTCCCACTCCTGTTACCAAG TGCTCTCCTCCtgactccaaacacacacccctttcCTCACCACTCTCCTCCACTAAAGTGCGAAGGAGGAAACGCAGACGGAGCAGCTCTGAGCACGCTGCCTCAGAAAGCCCAGCAAAGGGCAAGCAAATTTCAGACCAGAACCTGCCCAAGGGGGGAACgcttttctccttctcactgCACCTCCCAGACCTGTCGTCTCTCCTGGACGAAGACGGCTACCTGAGTTTCCCTGACCTGTCTGAGATGAACTTCCTGCCTGAGCGCTTCCAACACTTCCTGCCCATCAAATCACCATCTCTCGTGCCCTGCTTCcttttcatcttcttctttctgcTGTCTACGTCTTTTTCTGTACCCTATGCACTTACGCTTTCTTTCCCACTGGCACTGTGCCTCTGCTATCTGGAGCCCAAGACCACGTCACTCACCACCTCATTCACCAACAGCTTTCAGGACAGTTCAGAcgacgag acagacagcgatCCATCTGACGAGACAACAACTGag TCTGAGCCAGAGGATGAATCAGAACTGATGACCCAG GAGGTTGATGCCAAAAAGGAGTTGCTCAATAGGCAGGCGAAACTCTGCGAGCTGAAGAGGTTGTTTGTGGAGTTGTCCTCAGAGTCGTCAGAAAGCAGTGAATGGGACAAGAAGCTGTCCTCTTTCCCTTCTTACTACCCCCGACTGAATGACACAGCCACGATGAGACCTCTGTTACCCAGACAGGAT ACTGCAGAAGATGCCAAATCTGAACCTCCTCATGACATTTCTGAAGAAAAACCAGAGCCTGTGGAGGCTCACTCTGCTGAG AGCTCAGGTGACCAACAGAACACTGTggaaggagaggaagaggaagcagaAGTCACG AAGTCAGAGGCGTCCGAGAAGCCGGTGCAAACGGTGACCACTGAGGTGCCTATTGTTCATACTGAGACCAAAACCATCACATATGAGTCTGCTGAG GTGGATGCTAATGGTGACGCAGACCCTGGAGTTCTGATGAGTGCTCAGACCATCACCTCTGAGAACAACAGCACCCAGACCACCACGCAAATAACAAAG ACGGTGAAAGGAGGCATCTCCGAGACACGGATCGAGAAGAGAATCATCATCTCTGGGGACGCCAACATCGATCATGACCAG GACTGA
- the LOC113645174 gene encoding band 4.1-like protein 3 isoform X7, translated as MECRITLLDGTDYTCTVEKKAKGQVLFDKVCDHLNLMEKDYFGLTYRDAEHQKNWMDPLKELKKQIRTGPWNFGFNVKFYPPDPSQLSEDISRYYLCLQLRDDVVSGRLPCSFVTHSLLGSYIAQSELGDYDPDELANDYISDLRFAPNQTKELEEKVMDLHRHYKGMSPAEAEMLFLENAKKLSMYGVDLHHAKDSEGVEIMLGVCSSGLLIYRDRLRINRFAWPKILKISYKRNSFYIKIRPGEVKHLLEQFESTIGFKLPNHKAAKRLWKVCVEHHTFFRLVTPEPPAKKFLSLGSKFRYSGRTQTQARRASSQISRCAPQFQRSSSKRLTTTRSLDIAPAMANDDNLIEDSKPAFATGTLITTVTPEKKAEEENAVEDESTPATETSGPAPPTPVTKTDSDPSDETTTESEPEDESELMTQEVDAKKELLNRQAKLCELKRLFVELSSESSESSEWDKKLSSFPSYYPRLNDTATMRPLLPRQDTAEDAKSEPPHDISEEKPEPVEAHSAESSGDQQNTVEGEEEEAEVTKSEASEKPVQTVTTEVPIVHTETKTITYESAEVDANGDADPGVLMSAQTITSENNSTQTTTQITKTVKGGISETRIEKRIIISGDANIDHDQALAQAIKEIKEQHPDMSVTKVVVHKETEISSSEGDQ; from the exons ATGGAGTGCAGGATCACGCTGTTGGATGGCACTGACTACACCTGCACTGTGGAG AAGAAAGCCAAAGGCCAGGTCCTGTTTGATAAAGTATGTGACCACCTCAACCTTATGGAGAAGGACTACTTTGGGCTCACGTACCGTGACGCAGAACATCAGAAG AACTGGATGGACCCTTTGAAAGAACTGAAGAAACAAATTAGAA CTGGTCCCTGGAACTTTGGGTTTAATGTGAAGTTTTATCCCCCCGATCCATCTCAGCTGTCTGAAGATATCAGCCG GTACTACCTATGTCTTCAGCTAAGAGACGATGTCGTGTCGGGCCGTTTGCCATGCTCCTTTGTCACTCATTCTCTCCTGGGTTCATACATCGCCCAGTCTGAGCTGGGAGACTACGACCCTGATGAGCTGGCTAACGATTACATCAGCGACCTCCGCTTCGCTCCCAACCAGACCAAAGAGCTGGAGGAGAAGGTCATGGACCTGCATCGCCACTACAA AGGAATGAGTCCTGCTGAGGCGGAGATGCTGTTTCTGGAGAATGCTAAGAAGCTTTCAATGTATGGAGTAGATCTGCATCATGCAAAG GATTCGGAGGGAGTGGAGATTATGTTAGGGGTGTGCAGCAGTGGCCTTCTCATCTACAGAGACCGACTGCGCATTAATCGATTTGCCTGGCCCAAAATCCTCAAAATATCCTACAAGCGAAACAGCTTCTATATCAAGATACGCCCTGGAGAGGTGAAACACTTG tTGGAGCAGTTCGAGAGCACCATTGGTTTCAAACTTCCTAATCACAAAGCAGCAAAGAGGctgtggaaagtgtgtgtggaaCATCACACGTTTTTCAG ATTGGTGACTCCTGAACCTCCTGCCAAGAAGTTTCTGTCTCTGGGCTCCAAGTTCCGCTACAGCGGtagaacacaaacacaggcgCGCCGTGCCAGCTCCCAGATCTCTCGGTGTGCACCACAGTTTCAGCGCTCCTCCAGCAAACGGCTCACCACCACTCGCAGTCTAGATATAG CACCAGCCATGGCCAATGATGACAATTTGATTGAAGACTCTAAACCAGCCTTTGCCACAGGGACCCTCATCACCACGGTAACGCCAGAGAAAAAGGCAGAGGAAGAAAACGCAGTAGAAGATGAAAGCACTCCTGCTACAGAGACATCAGGGCCTGCCCCTCCCACTCCTGTTACCAAG acagacagcgatCCATCTGACGAGACAACAACTGag TCTGAGCCAGAGGATGAATCAGAACTGATGACCCAG GAGGTTGATGCCAAAAAGGAGTTGCTCAATAGGCAGGCGAAACTCTGCGAGCTGAAGAGGTTGTTTGTGGAGTTGTCCTCAGAGTCGTCAGAAAGCAGTGAATGGGACAAGAAGCTGTCCTCTTTCCCTTCTTACTACCCCCGACTGAATGACACAGCCACGATGAGACCTCTGTTACCCAGACAGGAT ACTGCAGAAGATGCCAAATCTGAACCTCCTCATGACATTTCTGAAGAAAAACCAGAGCCTGTGGAGGCTCACTCTGCTGAG AGCTCAGGTGACCAACAGAACACTGTggaaggagaggaagaggaagcagaAGTCACG AAGTCAGAGGCGTCCGAGAAGCCGGTGCAAACGGTGACCACTGAGGTGCCTATTGTTCATACTGAGACCAAAACCATCACATATGAGTCTGCTGAG GTGGATGCTAATGGTGACGCAGACCCTGGAGTTCTGATGAGTGCTCAGACCATCACCTCTGAGAACAACAGCACCCAGACCACCACGCAAATAACAAAG ACGGTGAAAGGAGGCATCTCCGAGACACGGATCGAGAAGAGAATCATCATCTCTGGGGACGCCAACATCGATCATGACCAG GCTCTGGCTCAGGCCATAAAAGAGATCAAAGAGCAGCATCCAGACATGTCTGTCACCAAAGTAGTGGTTCATAAAGAGACGGAGATCTCGTCTAGCGAAGGTGACCAGTGA
- the LOC113645174 gene encoding band 4.1-like protein 3 isoform X1, translating to MECRITLLDGTDYTCTVEKKAKGQVLFDKVCDHLNLMEKDYFGLTYRDAEHQKNWMDPLKELKKQIRTGPWNFGFNVKFYPPDPSQLSEDISRYYLCLQLRDDVVSGRLPCSFVTHSLLGSYIAQSELGDYDPDELANDYISDLRFAPNQTKELEEKVMDLHRHYKGMSPAEAEMLFLENAKKLSMYGVDLHHAKDSEGVEIMLGVCSSGLLIYRDRLRINRFAWPKILKISYKRNSFYIKIRPGEVKHLLEQFESTIGFKLPNHKAAKRLWKVCVEHHTFFRLVTPEPPAKKFLSLGSKFRYSGRTQTQARRASSQISRCAPQFQRSSSKRLTTTRSLDIAPAMANDDNLIEDSKPAFATGTLITTVTPEKKAEEENAVEDESTPATETSGPAPPTPVTKCSPPDSKHTPLSSPLSSTKVRRRKRRRSSSEHAASESPAKGKQISDQNLPKGGTLFSFSLHLPDLSSLLDEDGYLSFPDLSEMNFLPERFQHFLPIKSPSLVPCFLFIFFFLLSTSFSVPYALTLSFPLALCLCYLEPKTTSLTTSFTNSFQDSSDDETDSDPSDETTTESEPEDESELMTQEVDAKKELLNRQAKLCELKRLFVELSSESSESSEWDKKLSSFPSYYPRLNDTATMRPLLPRQDTAEDAKSEPPHDISEEKPEPVEAHSAESSGDQQNTVEGEEEEAEVTKSEASEKPVQTVTTEVPIVHTETKTITYESAEVDANGDADPGVLMSAQTITSENNSTQTTTQITKTVKGGISETRIEKRIIISGDANIDHDQALAQAIKEIKEQHPDMSVTKVVVHKETEISSSEGDQ from the exons ATGGAGTGCAGGATCACGCTGTTGGATGGCACTGACTACACCTGCACTGTGGAG AAGAAAGCCAAAGGCCAGGTCCTGTTTGATAAAGTATGTGACCACCTCAACCTTATGGAGAAGGACTACTTTGGGCTCACGTACCGTGACGCAGAACATCAGAAG AACTGGATGGACCCTTTGAAAGAACTGAAGAAACAAATTAGAA CTGGTCCCTGGAACTTTGGGTTTAATGTGAAGTTTTATCCCCCCGATCCATCTCAGCTGTCTGAAGATATCAGCCG GTACTACCTATGTCTTCAGCTAAGAGACGATGTCGTGTCGGGCCGTTTGCCATGCTCCTTTGTCACTCATTCTCTCCTGGGTTCATACATCGCCCAGTCTGAGCTGGGAGACTACGACCCTGATGAGCTGGCTAACGATTACATCAGCGACCTCCGCTTCGCTCCCAACCAGACCAAAGAGCTGGAGGAGAAGGTCATGGACCTGCATCGCCACTACAA AGGAATGAGTCCTGCTGAGGCGGAGATGCTGTTTCTGGAGAATGCTAAGAAGCTTTCAATGTATGGAGTAGATCTGCATCATGCAAAG GATTCGGAGGGAGTGGAGATTATGTTAGGGGTGTGCAGCAGTGGCCTTCTCATCTACAGAGACCGACTGCGCATTAATCGATTTGCCTGGCCCAAAATCCTCAAAATATCCTACAAGCGAAACAGCTTCTATATCAAGATACGCCCTGGAGAGGTGAAACACTTG tTGGAGCAGTTCGAGAGCACCATTGGTTTCAAACTTCCTAATCACAAAGCAGCAAAGAGGctgtggaaagtgtgtgtggaaCATCACACGTTTTTCAG ATTGGTGACTCCTGAACCTCCTGCCAAGAAGTTTCTGTCTCTGGGCTCCAAGTTCCGCTACAGCGGtagaacacaaacacaggcgCGCCGTGCCAGCTCCCAGATCTCTCGGTGTGCACCACAGTTTCAGCGCTCCTCCAGCAAACGGCTCACCACCACTCGCAGTCTAGATATAG CACCAGCCATGGCCAATGATGACAATTTGATTGAAGACTCTAAACCAGCCTTTGCCACAGGGACCCTCATCACCACGGTAACGCCAGAGAAAAAGGCAGAGGAAGAAAACGCAGTAGAAGATGAAAGCACTCCTGCTACAGAGACATCAGGGCCTGCCCCTCCCACTCCTGTTACCAAG TGCTCTCCTCCtgactccaaacacacacccctttcCTCACCACTCTCCTCCACTAAAGTGCGAAGGAGGAAACGCAGACGGAGCAGCTCTGAGCACGCTGCCTCAGAAAGCCCAGCAAAGGGCAAGCAAATTTCAGACCAGAACCTGCCCAAGGGGGGAACgcttttctccttctcactgCACCTCCCAGACCTGTCGTCTCTCCTGGACGAAGACGGCTACCTGAGTTTCCCTGACCTGTCTGAGATGAACTTCCTGCCTGAGCGCTTCCAACACTTCCTGCCCATCAAATCACCATCTCTCGTGCCCTGCTTCcttttcatcttcttctttctgcTGTCTACGTCTTTTTCTGTACCCTATGCACTTACGCTTTCTTTCCCACTGGCACTGTGCCTCTGCTATCTGGAGCCCAAGACCACGTCACTCACCACCTCATTCACCAACAGCTTTCAGGACAGTTCAGAcgacgag acagacagcgatCCATCTGACGAGACAACAACTGag TCTGAGCCAGAGGATGAATCAGAACTGATGACCCAG GAGGTTGATGCCAAAAAGGAGTTGCTCAATAGGCAGGCGAAACTCTGCGAGCTGAAGAGGTTGTTTGTGGAGTTGTCCTCAGAGTCGTCAGAAAGCAGTGAATGGGACAAGAAGCTGTCCTCTTTCCCTTCTTACTACCCCCGACTGAATGACACAGCCACGATGAGACCTCTGTTACCCAGACAGGAT ACTGCAGAAGATGCCAAATCTGAACCTCCTCATGACATTTCTGAAGAAAAACCAGAGCCTGTGGAGGCTCACTCTGCTGAG AGCTCAGGTGACCAACAGAACACTGTggaaggagaggaagaggaagcagaAGTCACG AAGTCAGAGGCGTCCGAGAAGCCGGTGCAAACGGTGACCACTGAGGTGCCTATTGTTCATACTGAGACCAAAACCATCACATATGAGTCTGCTGAG GTGGATGCTAATGGTGACGCAGACCCTGGAGTTCTGATGAGTGCTCAGACCATCACCTCTGAGAACAACAGCACCCAGACCACCACGCAAATAACAAAG ACGGTGAAAGGAGGCATCTCCGAGACACGGATCGAGAAGAGAATCATCATCTCTGGGGACGCCAACATCGATCATGACCAG GCTCTGGCTCAGGCCATAAAAGAGATCAAAGAGCAGCATCCAGACATGTCTGTCACCAAAGTAGTGGTTCATAAAGAGACGGAGATCTCGTCTAGCGAAGGTGACCAGTGA
- the LOC113645174 gene encoding band 4.1-like protein 3 isoform X5 — MEKDYFGLTYRDAEHQKNWMDPLKELKKQIRTGPWNFGFNVKFYPPDPSQLSEDISRYYLCLQLRDDVVSGRLPCSFVTHSLLGSYIAQSELGDYDPDELANDYISDLRFAPNQTKELEEKVMDLHRHYKGMSPAEAEMLFLENAKKLSMYGVDLHHAKDSEGVEIMLGVCSSGLLIYRDRLRINRFAWPKILKISYKRNSFYIKIRPGEVKHLLEQFESTIGFKLPNHKAAKRLWKVCVEHHTFFRLVTPEPPAKKFLSLGSKFRYSGRTQTQARRASSQISRCAPQFQRSSSKRLTTTRSLDIAPAMANDDNLIEDSKPAFATGTLITTVTPEKKAEEENAVEDESTPATETSGPAPPTPVTKCSPPDSKHTPLSSPLSSTKVRRRKRRRSSSEHAASESPAKGKQISDQNLPKGGTLFSFSLHLPDLSSLLDEDGYLSFPDLSEMNFLPERFQHFLPIKSPSLVPCFLFIFFFLLSTSFSVPYALTLSFPLALCLCYLEPKTTSLTTSFTNSFQDSSDDETDSDPSDETTTESEPEDESELMTQEVDAKKELLNRQAKLCELKRLFVELSSESSESSEWDKKLSSFPSYYPRLNDTATMRPLLPRQDTAEDAKSEPPHDISEEKPEPVEAHSAESSGDQQNTVEGEEEEAEVTKSEASEKPVQTVTTEVPIVHTETKTITYESAEVDANGDADPGVLMSAQTITSENNSTQTTTQITKTVKGGISETRIEKRIIISGDANIDHDQALAQAIKEIKEQHPDMSVTKVVVHKETEISSSEGDQ; from the exons ATGGAGAAGGACTACTTTGGGCTCACGTACCGTGACGCAGAACATCAGAAG AACTGGATGGACCCTTTGAAAGAACTGAAGAAACAAATTAGAA CTGGTCCCTGGAACTTTGGGTTTAATGTGAAGTTTTATCCCCCCGATCCATCTCAGCTGTCTGAAGATATCAGCCG GTACTACCTATGTCTTCAGCTAAGAGACGATGTCGTGTCGGGCCGTTTGCCATGCTCCTTTGTCACTCATTCTCTCCTGGGTTCATACATCGCCCAGTCTGAGCTGGGAGACTACGACCCTGATGAGCTGGCTAACGATTACATCAGCGACCTCCGCTTCGCTCCCAACCAGACCAAAGAGCTGGAGGAGAAGGTCATGGACCTGCATCGCCACTACAA AGGAATGAGTCCTGCTGAGGCGGAGATGCTGTTTCTGGAGAATGCTAAGAAGCTTTCAATGTATGGAGTAGATCTGCATCATGCAAAG GATTCGGAGGGAGTGGAGATTATGTTAGGGGTGTGCAGCAGTGGCCTTCTCATCTACAGAGACCGACTGCGCATTAATCGATTTGCCTGGCCCAAAATCCTCAAAATATCCTACAAGCGAAACAGCTTCTATATCAAGATACGCCCTGGAGAGGTGAAACACTTG tTGGAGCAGTTCGAGAGCACCATTGGTTTCAAACTTCCTAATCACAAAGCAGCAAAGAGGctgtggaaagtgtgtgtggaaCATCACACGTTTTTCAG ATTGGTGACTCCTGAACCTCCTGCCAAGAAGTTTCTGTCTCTGGGCTCCAAGTTCCGCTACAGCGGtagaacacaaacacaggcgCGCCGTGCCAGCTCCCAGATCTCTCGGTGTGCACCACAGTTTCAGCGCTCCTCCAGCAAACGGCTCACCACCACTCGCAGTCTAGATATAG CACCAGCCATGGCCAATGATGACAATTTGATTGAAGACTCTAAACCAGCCTTTGCCACAGGGACCCTCATCACCACGGTAACGCCAGAGAAAAAGGCAGAGGAAGAAAACGCAGTAGAAGATGAAAGCACTCCTGCTACAGAGACATCAGGGCCTGCCCCTCCCACTCCTGTTACCAAG TGCTCTCCTCCtgactccaaacacacacccctttcCTCACCACTCTCCTCCACTAAAGTGCGAAGGAGGAAACGCAGACGGAGCAGCTCTGAGCACGCTGCCTCAGAAAGCCCAGCAAAGGGCAAGCAAATTTCAGACCAGAACCTGCCCAAGGGGGGAACgcttttctccttctcactgCACCTCCCAGACCTGTCGTCTCTCCTGGACGAAGACGGCTACCTGAGTTTCCCTGACCTGTCTGAGATGAACTTCCTGCCTGAGCGCTTCCAACACTTCCTGCCCATCAAATCACCATCTCTCGTGCCCTGCTTCcttttcatcttcttctttctgcTGTCTACGTCTTTTTCTGTACCCTATGCACTTACGCTTTCTTTCCCACTGGCACTGTGCCTCTGCTATCTGGAGCCCAAGACCACGTCACTCACCACCTCATTCACCAACAGCTTTCAGGACAGTTCAGAcgacgag acagacagcgatCCATCTGACGAGACAACAACTGag TCTGAGCCAGAGGATGAATCAGAACTGATGACCCAG GAGGTTGATGCCAAAAAGGAGTTGCTCAATAGGCAGGCGAAACTCTGCGAGCTGAAGAGGTTGTTTGTGGAGTTGTCCTCAGAGTCGTCAGAAAGCAGTGAATGGGACAAGAAGCTGTCCTCTTTCCCTTCTTACTACCCCCGACTGAATGACACAGCCACGATGAGACCTCTGTTACCCAGACAGGAT ACTGCAGAAGATGCCAAATCTGAACCTCCTCATGACATTTCTGAAGAAAAACCAGAGCCTGTGGAGGCTCACTCTGCTGAG AGCTCAGGTGACCAACAGAACACTGTggaaggagaggaagaggaagcagaAGTCACG AAGTCAGAGGCGTCCGAGAAGCCGGTGCAAACGGTGACCACTGAGGTGCCTATTGTTCATACTGAGACCAAAACCATCACATATGAGTCTGCTGAG GTGGATGCTAATGGTGACGCAGACCCTGGAGTTCTGATGAGTGCTCAGACCATCACCTCTGAGAACAACAGCACCCAGACCACCACGCAAATAACAAAG ACGGTGAAAGGAGGCATCTCCGAGACACGGATCGAGAAGAGAATCATCATCTCTGGGGACGCCAACATCGATCATGACCAG GCTCTGGCTCAGGCCATAAAAGAGATCAAAGAGCAGCATCCAGACATGTCTGTCACCAAAGTAGTGGTTCATAAAGAGACGGAGATCTCGTCTAGCGAAGGTGACCAGTGA